From the genome of Neisseria lisongii, one region includes:
- the tmk gene encoding dTMP kinase, which yields MKAQFITLDGIDGAGKSTNLAVIRNWFEERKLPVLFTREPGGTPIGEALRALLLNPATKVSLHTETLLMFAARRQHLEEVILPALEQGVHVVSDRFTDATFAYQGGGRGLDFKQIEILENWVQQDFRPDLTLLMDVPLEVSMARISQTREKDRFEQEQADFFTRVRAAYLHRAAAAPERYAVVDGNRDLAAVRADVEAVLCRHFQACAY from the coding sequence ATGAAAGCACAATTTATCACTTTGGACGGCATCGACGGCGCGGGAAAATCCACCAATCTGGCGGTGATTCGGAACTGGTTTGAAGAGCGCAAGCTGCCGGTGCTGTTTACCCGCGAGCCGGGCGGCACGCCGATAGGCGAAGCCCTGCGTGCGCTGCTGCTCAATCCGGCAACCAAAGTGAGCCTGCATACCGAAACCCTGCTGATGTTTGCCGCCCGCCGCCAGCATTTGGAAGAGGTGATTTTACCGGCGTTGGAGCAGGGTGTGCATGTGGTGTCCGACCGGTTTACCGATGCCACCTTTGCCTATCAGGGCGGCGGTCGGGGCTTGGATTTCAAGCAGATTGAAATCTTGGAAAACTGGGTGCAGCAGGATTTTCGGCCGGATTTGACGCTGCTGATGGACGTGCCGCTGGAGGTGTCGATGGCGAGAATCAGCCAAACCCGTGAAAAAGACCGCTTCGAGCAGGAACAGGCGGATTTTTTCACTCGGGTGCGGGCGGCGTATCTGCATCGTGCCGCCGCTGCGCCCGAACGTTATGCGGTGGTGGACGGTAATCGTGATTTGGCGGCGGTGCGTGCGGATGTCGAAGCGGTGTTGTGCCGCCACTTTCAGGCGTGTGCGTATTGA
- a CDS encoding OsmC family protein has product MQVTSKWLDGMCFVGSTESGHSVVMEGLTQEGATRRGPSPMEMLLLGVAGCSSIDVVMIAEKQRQKVVDCQATVTAKRAESVPKVFTEIHIHFKVIGRDLQEKAVARAVEMSAEKYCSASIMLGKAAKVSHSFEIENLSEDGE; this is encoded by the coding sequence ATGCAGGTAACATCAAAATGGCTGGACGGAATGTGTTTTGTCGGCTCGACTGAAAGCGGCCACAGCGTGGTGATGGAAGGTTTGACCCAAGAGGGTGCAACCCGCAGAGGCCCCAGTCCGATGGAAATGCTGCTGTTGGGCGTGGCGGGCTGTTCGAGCATTGATGTGGTGATGATTGCCGAAAAACAGCGGCAAAAAGTGGTAGATTGTCAGGCGACGGTAACGGCAAAACGTGCCGAAAGTGTGCCGAAAGTGTTTACCGAAATCCATATTCATTTCAAGGTTATCGGTCGGGATTTGCAGGAAAAAGCAGTGGCCCGGGCGGTGGAAATGTCGGCGGAAAAATATTGTTCGGCATCGATTATGCTGGGCAAGGCGGCTAAGGTAAGCCACAGTTTTGAAATTGAAAATCTTTCGGAAGACGGCGAATAG
- a CDS encoding GntR family transcriptional regulator encodes MNNEITLSSAPATSSLILEERHDSELFRVYASILDGITDHILLPGKKLTESDLCRQMVCSRNTVRGALSLLAHDKIVDLQPNRGAFVHVPDVKEMRDVFNARIEMETMILSMLAEMPELEKRLVPLYAMIEQEHQASSSGDRVGWNRLSNAFHVELARLLENDVLFDIMNTLCARSSLIVAVCGMQEPRSINDHTHSEHREILDLLVGGKRNRAVKIMRKHLTACIERLELSFAADE; translated from the coding sequence ATGAACAATGAAATAACGCTCAGCAGCGCACCGGCAACGTCTTCGCTGATTTTGGAAGAACGCCACGATTCGGAGTTGTTTCGGGTGTATGCTTCGATTTTGGACGGCATCACCGACCATATCCTGTTGCCGGGGAAAAAGCTGACCGAGTCGGATTTGTGCCGCCAGATGGTGTGTTCGAGAAACACCGTGCGCGGGGCGCTGTCGCTGCTGGCGCACGATAAAATTGTCGATTTGCAGCCCAATCGGGGGGCGTTTGTGCATGTTCCCGATGTGAAGGAAATGCGTGATGTGTTCAACGCCCGCATTGAAATGGAAACCATGATTCTGAGTATGCTGGCGGAAATGCCGGAGTTGGAAAAGCGGCTGGTGCCGCTGTATGCGATGATTGAACAGGAGCATCAGGCATCGAGCAGCGGCGACCGTGTGGGCTGGAACAGGTTGTCGAATGCGTTTCATGTCGAATTGGCAAGGCTGTTGGAAAACGATGTATTGTTTGACATTATGAACACGCTGTGCGCCCGTTCGTCTTTGATTGTGGCGGTGTGCGGTATGCAGGAACCCCGTTCCATCAACGACCATACCCATTCCGAACACCGTGAGATTCTGGACCTGCTGGTCGGCGGCAAGCGCAACCGTGCCGTAAAAATCATGCGCAAACATCTGACTGCGTGTATCGAGCGTTTGGAACTCAGCTTTGCTGCAGACGAATAA
- a CDS encoding lysine exporter LysO family protein, which produces MESLITLVSVLTPMFAGFFIRVPKHLLPAIDKVLTLLVYIILLLIGVSLSQVENLFARLDTILWQMLLLFGCIIGMNLVVLVWFDRRHPWQLEGGRKTSVSISGSIKQLGCVVVGFILGSLLPQAWLPPEKTGMYFLMAMVLLVGIQLNGSGIKIRQVLINKRGVQTGLLLMASSLAGGLLFAACVAEVSWTQGLAMASGFGWYSLSGLVMTEAYGAVWGSVALLNDLGREFLALLTIPLLMRRCPSSAVGIGGATSLDFTLPVIQGAGGLQVVPLAISAGFLINVAAPFLMVVFSSFG; this is translated from the coding sequence ATGGAGAGCCTGATTACGCTGGTTTCGGTATTAACGCCGATGTTTGCCGGATTTTTTATCCGTGTGCCGAAACATTTGCTACCCGCCATCGATAAAGTTCTGACCCTGCTGGTGTATATCATTTTGCTGCTGATCGGCGTGTCGCTGTCGCAGGTGGAAAACCTGTTTGCCCGTTTGGATACCATATTGTGGCAAATGCTGCTGCTGTTTGGCTGCATTATCGGCATGAATCTGGTGGTATTGGTATGGTTTGACCGCCGCCATCCGTGGCAGCTTGAGGGCGGACGTAAAACCAGCGTCAGCATTTCCGGCAGTATCAAGCAGCTTGGGTGCGTTGTGGTCGGCTTTATCCTCGGCAGCCTGTTGCCGCAGGCGTGGCTTCCGCCGGAAAAAACGGGGATGTATTTCCTGATGGCGATGGTGCTGCTGGTGGGCATCCAGCTCAACGGCAGCGGCATTAAAATCCGTCAGGTTCTGATTAACAAGCGGGGCGTGCAGACCGGTTTGCTGCTGATGGCGTCTTCACTGGCGGGCGGGCTGCTGTTTGCCGCCTGCGTAGCGGAAGTATCGTGGACGCAGGGGCTGGCGATGGCTTCCGGTTTCGGCTGGTATTCATTGTCGGGTTTGGTGATGACCGAGGCCTACGGTGCCGTGTGGGGCAGCGTGGCGCTGTTGAACGATTTGGGGCGGGAATTTCTGGCGCTGCTGACCATACCGCTTTTAATGCGGCGCTGTCCGAGCAGCGCAGTCGGTATCGGCGGCGCAACCAGCTTGGATTTTACCTTGCCGGTGATTCAGGGAGCGGGCGGTTTGCAGGTTGTACCGCTGGCGATCAGTGCCGGTTTTCTGATTAACGTGGCAGCCCCATTTCTGATGGTGGTTTTTTCGTCTTTCGGTTGA
- a CDS encoding DeoR/GlpR family DNA-binding transcription regulator — translation MKPRIQRHEKIIALVRENHYMSIEALAKILDVTPQTIRRDINILSEEDVLRRYHGGATMGDILESELHSGKRSSLQDEKNAIAQMIVEHIPDNASLFLSIGTTMEAVAAALVKQRKNLRIITNNIYVASAASARSDYTVIITSGVVRPLDGGVTGVATVDFINQFKVDYAVMSTHGVEQDGSLLDYDYKEVSVMQAMMSNARVRFLGVDHSKFQSNALVRLGSIKDFDKVFTDRPLEEHMQKILDGAGIECRIPQPVEC, via the coding sequence ATGAAACCAAGAATCCAAAGACATGAAAAAATCATCGCCTTGGTGCGTGAAAACCACTATATGTCGATCGAAGCGCTGGCAAAAATATTGGACGTAACGCCGCAGACCATCCGTCGGGACATCAATATCCTGAGCGAAGAAGACGTATTGCGCCGCTATCACGGCGGTGCGACCATGGGCGATATTCTGGAAAGCGAGCTGCACAGCGGCAAACGCAGCAGCCTGCAGGACGAGAAAAACGCCATTGCGCAGATGATTGTGGAACACATTCCCGACAATGCTTCGCTGTTTCTCAGCATCGGCACGACTATGGAAGCAGTGGCCGCCGCCTTGGTCAAACAGCGTAAAAACCTGCGCATCATCACTAATAATATCTATGTTGCCTCGGCCGCTTCGGCACGCAGCGATTACACCGTAATCATCACATCAGGCGTGGTGCGGCCGCTGGACGGCGGCGTAACCGGCGTGGCGACGGTGGACTTTATCAACCAATTTAAAGTCGATTATGCGGTGATGAGTACCCACGGCGTGGAACAGGACGGCTCGCTGCTGGATTACGACTATAAAGAAGTCAGCGTGATGCAGGCGATGATGAGCAATGCACGGGTACGCTTTTTGGGCGTGGACCATTCCAAATTCCAAAGCAATGCCTTGGTGCGGCTGGGTTCGATTAAAGATTTCGACAAAGTGTTTACCGACCGCCCTTTGGAAGAACACATGCAGAAAATTCTCGACGGTGCCGGCATCGAGTGCCGGATTCCGCAGCCTGTCGAGTGTTGA
- a CDS encoding glutamine--tRNA ligase/YqeY domain fusion protein encodes MLNKEQFADNHFIRTIIEEDLKSGKHSAVQTRFPPEPNGYLHIGHAKSICLNFGLAYIYDGLCNLRFDDTNPEKESDEYVNSIKEDVRWLGFEWAGEPRFASNYFDQLFDYAVGLIKEGKAYVDDLTPEEMREYRGTLTQAGKDSPYRSRSVEENLDLFMRMKNGEFADGSKTLRLKIDMAAGNINMRDPVIYRIRRAHHHNTGDKWCIYPMYDYTHAISDAIEGITHSLCTLEFEAHRPLYDWVLDNIPAPHATRPRQYEFSRLELLYSITSKRKLNQLVADGHVCGWDDPRMPTVSGMRRRGYTPEGLRLFAKRVGISKSENIVDMSVLEGAVREELENSSPRLMAVLNPLKVTLTNFSDGLTQSRSAAFHPNHEEMGSREVPVSKTIYIEADDFAEVPPKGFKRLTLGGEVRLRHGYVIKCDEAVKDAAGKVVELKCSIDHDTLGKNPEGRKVKGVIHWVSAEHAAEITVRLYDRLFSVERPDAVRGEDGEYLPFTDFLNPDSVQEITAYAEPAAADLPPESRWQFERLGYFVTDRKDHSTEKPVFNRTVTLKDSWSPKA; translated from the coding sequence ATGCTGAATAAAGAACAATTTGCCGACAATCATTTTATCCGCACCATTATCGAAGAAGACCTGAAAAGCGGCAAACACAGCGCCGTGCAAACCCGTTTTCCGCCCGAACCAAACGGCTATCTGCACATCGGCCACGCCAAATCCATTTGCCTGAATTTCGGTTTGGCCTATATTTACGACGGCTTGTGCAACCTGCGTTTTGACGATACCAACCCCGAAAAAGAAAGCGACGAATACGTCAATTCGATTAAAGAAGACGTGCGCTGGCTGGGTTTTGAGTGGGCCGGCGAGCCTCGTTTTGCTTCCAATTATTTCGACCAACTGTTTGATTATGCAGTCGGTTTGATTAAAGAAGGCAAAGCCTATGTCGATGATTTGACACCCGAGGAAATGCGGGAGTATCGGGGGACGCTGACGCAGGCGGGCAAAGACAGCCCCTACCGCAGCCGCAGCGTAGAAGAAAACCTCGATTTGTTTATGCGCATGAAAAACGGCGAATTTGCCGACGGCAGCAAAACCCTGCGCCTGAAAATCGATATGGCGGCGGGCAACATCAATATGCGCGATCCGGTGATTTACCGCATCCGCCGTGCGCACCACCACAACACCGGCGACAAATGGTGCATCTACCCGATGTACGACTACACCCACGCCATTTCCGATGCCATCGAAGGCATTACCCATTCGCTGTGTACGCTCGAATTTGAAGCCCACCGCCCGCTGTATGACTGGGTGTTGGACAATATCCCTGCGCCGCACGCCACCCGCCCCCGCCAATACGAATTTTCCCGTTTGGAACTCTTGTATTCGATTACCTCCAAACGCAAACTCAACCAACTGGTTGCCGACGGCCACGTCTGCGGTTGGGACGATCCCCGTATGCCGACCGTTTCCGGTATGCGCCGTCGGGGCTACACGCCCGAAGGTTTGCGCCTGTTTGCCAAACGGGTCGGCATTTCCAAATCGGAAAACATTGTCGATATGAGCGTGTTGGAAGGCGCAGTGCGTGAAGAATTGGAAAACTCCTCGCCCCGCCTGATGGCGGTGTTAAACCCACTCAAAGTAACCCTGACCAACTTTTCAGACGGCCTCACCCAAAGCCGCAGCGCCGCATTCCACCCGAATCACGAAGAAATGGGCAGTCGGGAAGTGCCGGTATCGAAAACCATCTATATCGAAGCCGACGATTTTGCCGAAGTGCCGCCCAAAGGCTTCAAACGCCTGACCCTCGGCGGCGAAGTACGCCTGCGCCACGGCTATGTGATTAAGTGCGACGAAGCGGTAAAAGACGCAGCGGGCAAAGTGGTGGAACTCAAATGCAGCATCGACCACGACACCTTGGGCAAAAATCCCGAAGGCCGCAAAGTCAAAGGCGTGATTCACTGGGTATCCGCCGAACACGCCGCCGAAATCACCGTGCGCCTCTACGACCGCCTGTTCAGCGTCGAACGCCCCGATGCCGTGCGTGGCGAAGACGGCGAATACTTACCGTTTACCGATTTTCTAAACCCCGATTCCGTGCAGGAAATCACCGCCTATGCCGAACCCGCCGCCGCCGACTTGCCGCCCGAAAGCCGCTGGCAGTTTGAACGCTTGGGCTATTTCGTTACCGACCGCAAAGACCATAGCACCGAAAAACCGGTGTTTAACCGCACGGTAACGCTGAAAGATTCTTGGTCGCCGAAAGCCTGA
- the rho gene encoding transcription termination factor Rho, which translates to MHVSELQTLHISKLLEMAEQHGIENANRLRKQDLVFAIVRQLMKQGESFTCSGTLEILPDGFGFLRSADTSYLAGPDDIYVSPSQIRRFNLHTGDTIEGSVRVPKDNERYFALVRLDAINGDNPEACKHKILFENLTPLFPTEQFKLERDIKAEENLTDRAIDLVSPIGKGQRALLVAPPKTGKTVMLQNIAHAITSNYPEAELIVLLIDERPEEVTEMSRSVRGEVVSSTFDEPAQRHVQVAEMVLEKAKRMVEHKKDVVILLDSITRLARAYNTVVPASGKILTGGVDANALHRPKRFFGAARNVEEGGSLTIIATALVETGSRMDDVIYEEFKGTGNMELHLDRRMAEKRLFPAININKSGTRREELLVPNDQLQRMWLLRKFLHPMDEIEATEFLVGKLKDSKNNDEFFELMRGK; encoded by the coding sequence ATGCACGTTTCCGAATTACAGACCCTACACATTTCCAAATTGTTGGAAATGGCCGAGCAGCACGGCATTGAAAATGCCAACCGCCTGCGCAAACAAGACTTGGTATTCGCCATTGTCCGCCAACTGATGAAGCAGGGCGAAAGTTTTACCTGTTCCGGCACGCTGGAAATTTTGCCCGACGGCTTCGGCTTCCTGCGCAGCGCCGACACTTCCTATCTGGCAGGCCCTGACGATATTTACGTTTCGCCCAGCCAAATCCGCCGCTTCAACCTGCACACCGGCGACACCATCGAAGGCAGCGTGCGGGTGCCGAAAGACAACGAACGCTATTTCGCACTGGTACGCTTGGATGCCATCAACGGCGACAATCCCGAAGCCTGCAAACACAAAATCCTGTTTGAAAACCTGACACCGCTGTTTCCGACCGAGCAGTTCAAACTCGAACGGGATATTAAAGCCGAAGAAAACCTGACCGACCGTGCCATCGATTTGGTTTCCCCAATCGGCAAAGGCCAGCGCGCACTGCTGGTTGCCCCGCCGAAAACCGGTAAAACCGTGATGCTGCAAAACATCGCCCATGCGATTACCAGCAACTACCCCGAAGCCGAACTGATTGTGCTGCTGATTGACGAGCGGCCGGAAGAAGTAACCGAAATGAGCCGTTCGGTGCGGGGCGAAGTGGTTTCTTCAACCTTTGACGAACCGGCGCAACGCCATGTGCAGGTTGCCGAAATGGTGCTGGAAAAAGCCAAACGCATGGTCGAACACAAAAAAGACGTGGTGATTCTGCTCGATTCGATTACCCGTTTGGCTCGTGCCTACAATACCGTTGTTCCCGCTTCGGGCAAAATCCTCACCGGCGGCGTAGATGCCAATGCCCTGCACCGTCCGAAACGCTTTTTCGGAGCGGCACGCAACGTGGAAGAGGGCGGTTCGCTGACGATTATCGCCACCGCTTTGGTAGAAACCGGCAGCCGTATGGACGATGTGATTTACGAAGAATTTAAAGGCACGGGCAATATGGAGTTGCACCTCGACCGCCGCATGGCGGAAAAACGCCTGTTCCCGGCCATCAACATCAATAAATCCGGCACCCGCCGGGAAGAGCTGCTGGTACCGAACGACCAGTTGCAGAGAATGTGGCTGCTGCGTAAATTCCTGCACCCGATGGACGAAATCGAAGCCACCGAATTTTTGGTCGGCAAGCTCAAAGATTCTAAAAACAACGATGAATTTTTTGAACTGATGCGCGGCAAATAA
- a CDS encoding IS110 family transposase, protein MMDTPFYFIGIDIAKLKFDVAVKKSAKVYQHHRFENHPQGFAALSEWLNSFSDKPLYIVMEATNVYHERLCEYLYTAGHSVVVINPKCAANFAKGLNLRSKTDKADAKLLARLAESYVHEFDLWQPKGNNEKALLRQLRHLEHLKAALTKEKVRLQMLLDEYAMVSSERLIAFLECEVKTVETHIHQLVKQDDQLKHNHRLLSSIPAIGKTTACWLLAILGDGTRFKNGRAAATYAGLTPMVRQSGTSVDKRVGISRIGQSDLRKILYMPAMVFCFGIHKDSIYSPFVQRLLERNKLAKKAVIVALMRKLVTIAQSVLKYQQPFNEERYAKMCLDKA, encoded by the coding sequence ATGATGGACACCCCATTTTATTTTATCGGCATCGATATTGCCAAGTTAAAGTTCGATGTTGCGGTCAAAAAATCCGCAAAAGTGTATCAACACCACCGGTTTGAGAACCATCCTCAAGGATTTGCTGCTTTGAGCGAATGGCTGAACAGCTTTTCAGATAAGCCGCTCTATATCGTGATGGAAGCGACAAACGTCTATCACGAAAGGTTGTGCGAATACTTATATACGGCCGGACATTCGGTAGTCGTGATTAATCCCAAATGTGCCGCCAACTTTGCCAAAGGTTTGAACTTACGTTCCAAAACCGACAAAGCGGATGCCAAATTACTTGCCCGCTTAGCCGAAAGCTATGTTCATGAATTTGACCTGTGGCAACCGAAGGGCAATAACGAAAAAGCCTTATTGCGCCAACTTCGCCATCTCGAACATTTAAAAGCAGCGCTGACCAAAGAAAAAGTCCGGCTGCAGATGCTGTTGGACGAGTATGCAATGGTTTCGTCCGAACGTCTGATTGCTTTTCTTGAGTGCGAAGTCAAAACCGTTGAAACACATATTCATCAGTTGGTGAAACAGGATGATCAGTTGAAACACAACCATCGTCTGTTGAGCAGTATTCCCGCCATCGGCAAAACCACAGCCTGTTGGCTGCTCGCCATACTGGGCGACGGCACTCGGTTTAAAAATGGAAGGGCTGCTGCGACCTACGCCGGACTGACCCCGATGGTCAGACAATCGGGAACGAGTGTAGATAAGCGGGTCGGTATCTCCCGTATCGGACAGAGTGATTTGAGGAAGATACTCTATATGCCTGCGATGGTGTTTTGCTTCGGCATACATAAAGACAGTATTTACAGCCCGTTTGTCCAACGCTTGCTGGAGCGTAATAAACTGGCGAAAAAAGCCGTGATTGTGGCTCTGATGCGTAAACTCGTGACCATTGCCCAATCTGTATTGAAGTACCAACAACCCTTTAATGAAGAACGCTATGCGAAAATGTGTCTGGATAAGGCTTGA